The Dermacentor albipictus isolate Rhodes 1998 colony chromosome 2, USDA_Dalb.pri_finalv2, whole genome shotgun sequence genome has a segment encoding these proteins:
- the LOC139046677 gene encoding uncharacterized protein, with protein sequence MDNTQSPTPESTTIKVRYQRNHYGHKPEIQHLGMSDKEKASVAENLEGGVPMKTILKRIRTSVASKLMPVHLAECSTLHNIKRQFNIAAPERCHTNDAVSVDMWVLVMKEKGETLVRLYKAQGAVDPSGTFSSADFALVLMTEPQKELLEKLGPARTVCLDSTHGTIEYLFELTTLLVLDKVASVVAIAYFMCNQMNEQTLTAFFKYLESAMAKKVAAKTLISDDASQFYKAWSRVMGAAKQKLLCAWHVDNNWHKKTLECVERQLRPHVYHSVWLLLEFLAEKAFEDYFKQFLSSEEEKLRDFLKYFKDHYAVRPQEWAYRFRTRAAVNTNMHLESKHRTLKHTMLERKQNKHGDKLISALMDLTNHFFMKRASQMMKGAKGKELRTIHKNHRSGSEMAACAKINEDAYGLCHLSLLKGSHIKCQK encoded by the coding sequence atggacaacactcagagtccgacacctgaaagcaccaccataaaagtcaggtatcaaagaaaccattatggtcataaaccagaaattcagcacttgggaatgagtgacaaggaaaaggccagcgtagcagagaacctagaagggggtgtgcccatgaaaaccattctaaagcgaataagaacatctgtggcatccaagctgatgccagtgcacttggcagagtgctcaaccctgcataacatcaaacggcagtttaacattgctgctcctgaacgttgtcacactaatgacgctgtcagtgtagacatgtgggtgcttgtgatgaaagaaaaaggtgaaacacttgtccgcctgtacaaggcacaaggtgcagtggacccaagtggtacattttcttcagcagactttgctcttgttctgatgacagagcctcagaaggagctactagaaaaattgggccctgcaaggactgtatgtcttgactccacacatgGAACTATAGAGTACCTGTTTGAGCTGACCACTCTTCTGGTGCTAGATAAAGTAGCATCAGTTGTAGCTATAGCTTATTTCATGTGCAACCAGATGAacgagcaaactttgacagcattcttcaaatatctggagtcggccatggccaaaaaagtggccgctaagacattgatatctgatgatgcctcgcaattctacaaagcatggtccagggtcatgggtgccgcaaaacagaaacttctctgtgcctGGCATGTGGATAACAACTGGCATAAGAAGACACTCGAGTGTGTAGAGAGACAGCTAAGGCCACATGTTTACCATAGTGTGTGGCTACTCTTAGAGTTCCTcgcggaaaaggcatttgaagattattttaagcaattcctatctagtgaggaagaaaaactgagggacttcctgaagtacttcaaagaccactatgcagttaggccgcaagagtgggcctatcgctttaggactagagcagctgtcaacactaacatgcaccttgagagcaagcacaggacgttaaagcatactatgctggagagaaaacagaataagcatggtgacaaactaatttctgccctcatggacttgacaaatcatttttttatgaaaagggctagccagatgatgaaaggggcaaagggtaagGAGCTGAGAACAATTCATAAGAACcacaggtctggcagtgaaatggcagcttgtgccaaaataaatgaagatgcatatggactgtgccatctcagtctattaaagggctctcatataaagtgtcaaaagtga